The following proteins come from a genomic window of Sphingosinicella flava:
- a CDS encoding heme exporter protein CcmB, which yields MMTALVVRELRLAFTGGSAWLPPIFFLLVATLFPFAVGPDGPLLARTGGGALWMAALLAALLPVERLLEPDRAAGVLDQLALRGMSEEHVALAKLAGHWLSFGPPLMIAALPAAALMKLPGAVLWRLELGLLIGTPALAALTLAVGALTLGLRGTGALAGLLLLPLAIPLLIFGAGLIAGETGGALKLLGAVSLLYVAAAPFAAGAAIRAARD from the coding sequence ATGATGACTGCGCTGGTCGTCCGTGAGCTGCGCCTTGCCTTTACCGGCGGGAGCGCCTGGCTGCCGCCGATTTTCTTCCTGCTGGTCGCGACGCTCTTTCCGTTCGCGGTCGGGCCCGACGGTCCGCTGCTCGCGCGGACGGGCGGCGGTGCCTTGTGGATGGCCGCCCTCCTTGCCGCGTTGCTGCCGGTCGAACGGCTGCTGGAACCCGACCGCGCGGCGGGCGTCCTCGACCAATTGGCGCTCCGCGGCATGAGCGAGGAACATGTCGCGCTTGCCAAGCTCGCCGGTCACTGGCTGAGCTTCGGCCCGCCGCTGATGATCGCCGCCCTGCCCGCCGCCGCGCTGATGAAATTGCCGGGCGCGGTGTTGTGGCGACTGGAGCTGGGCCTGCTGATCGGCACGCCCGCCCTCGCCGCGCTGACGCTTGCGGTCGGCGCCTTGACGCTCGGCCTGCGCGGGACGGGCGCGCTGGCGGGCCTGCTGCTGCTGCCGCTTGCCATCCCGTTGCTGATCTTCGGCGCGGGGCTGATTGCCGGCGAAACCGGCGGAGCGCTGAAATTGCTCGGCGCCGTCAGCCTGCTCTATGTCGCGGCGGCGCCGTTCGCCGCGGGCGCCGCGATCCGGGCGGCCCGGGATTAA
- a CDS encoding DUF983 domain-containing protein produces the protein MSDAPAAPASAAAKGLCPRCGAKTLFQGLAAFAPRCRACGLDFAGFNVGDGPAAFLTLLVGALITALALGLELAVGLPLWLHAILWFPVTIVAVIFCLRFAKGLLLALEYRNQAREGRISDA, from the coding sequence ATGTCTGATGCTCCCGCCGCTCCCGCCAGCGCCGCGGCAAAGGGGCTCTGCCCACGTTGCGGCGCGAAAACGTTGTTTCAGGGCCTCGCCGCCTTCGCGCCGCGTTGCCGCGCCTGTGGGCTGGATTTTGCCGGCTTCAATGTCGGCGACGGCCCGGCCGCCTTCCTGACCCTGCTCGTCGGCGCGCTGATCACCGCGCTCGCGCTCGGGCTGGAGCTCGCCGTCGGCCTGCCGCTCTGGCTGCACGCAATATTGTGGTTTCCGGTCACCATCGTCGCGGTCATCTTCTGCCTGCGCTTCGCCAAAGGCCTGCTCCTCGCGCTCGAATATCGGAACCAGGCGCGGGAAGGGCGCATTTCCGACGCATGA
- a CDS encoding metallopeptidase family protein, with amino-acid sequence MTRRQTLAPDAAAIERLADAAIARLPERFRLHLRDVVLRIEEFADDDVLAEMGIEDPFELSGLYSGRPIGQQSVFDSGTPPAMIHLYRRPLLDEWVETGVGLEDLITHVIVHEVGHHFGFSDADMHAIEQAGE; translated from the coding sequence ATGACCCGGCGTCAAACCCTTGCCCCCGACGCGGCGGCGATCGAGCGGCTGGCCGACGCGGCCATCGCACGCCTGCCCGAGAGGTTTCGCCTCCATTTGCGCGACGTGGTGCTGCGGATCGAGGAGTTTGCCGACGACGACGTGCTCGCCGAAATGGGCATCGAAGATCCGTTCGAGCTGTCCGGCCTCTACAGCGGCCGCCCGATCGGTCAGCAATCGGTCTTCGATTCCGGCACGCCGCCCGCGATGATCCACCTGTATCGCCGCCCCCTGCTCGACGAATGGGTGGAAACCGGCGTCGGGCTCGAAGACCTCATCACCCATGTCATCGTCCATGAAGTCGGCCATCATTTCGGCTTCAGCGACGCGGACATGCACGCCATCGAGCAGGCCGGAGAGTGA
- the ccmA gene encoding heme ABC exporter ATP-binding protein CcmA: protein MTVLPLITLWDVACRRGGRLLFEGLNLRLYEGAVTELRGPNGIGKSSLLRIVAGLLPAYAGLVERRAAVALADDAVALDMRQPLGRALGFWAGLDGGDADAAMAAMGIGHLASVPVAWLSTGQRKRASVARVIASGAPVWLLDEPLNGLDQDGAARLAAAIVAHAANGGTILAASHQPLPLTGASLLDLGA, encoded by the coding sequence GTGACCGTCCTGCCGCTCATCACCCTTTGGGACGTCGCCTGCCGGCGCGGCGGACGGCTGCTGTTCGAAGGGCTGAACCTGCGCCTTTACGAGGGCGCGGTGACCGAGTTGCGGGGGCCGAACGGCATCGGCAAATCGAGCCTGTTGCGGATCGTCGCGGGCCTGCTTCCCGCTTATGCCGGCCTCGTCGAGCGGCGGGCCGCCGTCGCGCTCGCGGACGATGCCGTCGCGCTGGACATGCGCCAGCCGCTCGGCCGCGCGCTCGGTTTCTGGGCGGGGCTGGATGGCGGCGATGCCGACGCGGCGATGGCAGCGATGGGGATCGGCCATCTTGCCAGCGTGCCGGTGGCCTGGCTGTCGACCGGGCAGCGCAAGCGCGCAAGTGTGGCGCGGGTGATCGCCAGCGGCGCGCCGGTGTGGCTGCTCGACGAGCCGTTGAATGGCCTGGATCAGGACGGTGCCGCGCGGCTCGCTGCGGCGATCGTCGCGCATGCCGCGAACGGCGGGACGATTCTCGCCGCGTCCCACCAACCGCTGCCGCTCACCGGCGCGTCCCTTTTGGATTTGGGGGCATGA
- a CDS encoding tyrosine-type recombinase/integrase, translated as MGKLTALQVKNAKPGRHADGKGLYLLVKPSGAKSWVLRVQHGGRRRDFGLGSLDVVGLQEAREKALETRKQAKSGLDPSLERKKAQRSIPTFEEAAGKYHEAVKGSWRNEKHADQWLTTLETYAFPIIGNTRVDHIDAPTIQSVLLPIWLTLPETARRVRQRVGSVLDYAHGQGWRETETPRNAINTLMKRIKQPRRGPGFAAIPYADLPSLMKKLNEGQASVGRLALQFLILTAGRSGEVRGAKWEEIDFEKERWDISAERMKAGEAHSVPLPKKAVEILRRTKELTGAKKDQPIFPGLKGQPLSDATLAKVLRVAGGGDYTVHGMRSAFRDWVAEQTSFPGDWAEAALAHTLPNKVEAAYKRTKFLDQRRQMMTAWADYLHGASNVLKLVG; from the coding sequence ATGGGCAAGCTTACAGCGCTCCAGGTCAAGAACGCCAAGCCGGGCCGGCATGCCGATGGAAAGGGCCTTTACCTTCTGGTGAAGCCGAGCGGCGCTAAATCGTGGGTACTGCGAGTCCAGCACGGCGGGAGGCGTCGGGATTTCGGCCTCGGCTCCTTAGATGTCGTCGGCCTGCAGGAAGCGCGAGAGAAAGCGCTTGAGACGAGGAAGCAGGCGAAGTCGGGGCTCGATCCCTCTCTTGAGCGGAAGAAGGCTCAACGCTCCATTCCCACCTTTGAGGAGGCTGCCGGCAAATATCACGAAGCTGTGAAGGGGAGCTGGCGCAACGAGAAGCATGCCGATCAGTGGCTGACCACGTTGGAGACTTATGCTTTCCCCATCATTGGCAACACTCGCGTCGATCATATCGACGCGCCCACCATCCAATCCGTGCTGTTGCCGATCTGGCTAACCCTGCCGGAGACCGCCCGGCGCGTCCGGCAGCGGGTCGGCTCGGTTCTGGACTATGCGCATGGCCAAGGTTGGCGTGAGACTGAGACGCCGCGCAATGCGATCAACACGCTGATGAAGCGGATCAAGCAGCCACGGCGCGGGCCTGGCTTTGCAGCCATACCTTATGCCGACCTCCCGAGCCTGATGAAGAAATTGAATGAAGGACAGGCGAGTGTCGGAAGGCTGGCGCTTCAGTTCCTTATCCTCACGGCAGGACGCTCCGGCGAAGTTCGGGGCGCTAAGTGGGAGGAGATCGATTTCGAGAAGGAGCGGTGGGATATCTCTGCCGAGCGGATGAAGGCCGGCGAGGCGCATAGCGTGCCGTTACCGAAGAAGGCTGTTGAGATCCTTCGCCGGACGAAAGAGCTGACTGGCGCTAAGAAGGATCAACCGATCTTTCCGGGCCTAAAAGGGCAGCCGCTCAGCGATGCCACGCTTGCGAAGGTTCTGCGCGTGGCCGGTGGAGGAGATTATACCGTCCACGGAATGCGGTCGGCCTTTCGGGATTGGGTGGCCGAGCAGACATCCTTTCCCGGCGATTGGGCCGAGGCAGCCCTTGCGCATACGCTGCCGAACAAGGTGGAAGCTGCTTATAAACGCACCAAATTCCTCGACCAGCGCAGGCAGATGATGACGGCTTGGGCGGACTATCTTCACGGCGCATCCAACGTTCTGAAGCTCGTAGGATAG
- a CDS encoding class I SAM-dependent methyltransferase — MKLDTLIGEPWGDYGLMDSGGGRKLERYGPYSFIRPEPQAMWAPALDAWDADGEFVPGSDEEGGGRWQFNRPVPREGWDMRWEEVRFKSHCTPFRHLAFFPDMAPQWAWMRERLGEGSEALNLFGYTGVGTLAMSAAGARLTHVDASKKSVEAGKDNARLSGMEGRPIRWLVDDAVKFTAREVRRGRRYDGIILDPPKYGRGPEGEVWRLEDNLPALIADCRKLLDDKSRFLVLTVYAVRMSALAIGELLNQALGDLGGRIECGDMAVREEARGLLLPTAIFARWSRD, encoded by the coding sequence GTGAAGCTCGACACGTTGATCGGCGAACCCTGGGGCGATTACGGCCTGATGGACTCCGGCGGTGGCCGGAAGCTCGAGCGTTACGGTCCCTACAGCTTCATTCGGCCCGAGCCGCAAGCCATGTGGGCGCCCGCTCTCGACGCTTGGGATGCGGACGGCGAGTTCGTGCCCGGCTCCGACGAGGAAGGCGGCGGCCGCTGGCAATTCAACCGCCCCGTCCCGCGCGAAGGCTGGGACATGAGGTGGGAAGAGGTGCGCTTCAAAAGCCACTGCACCCCCTTCCGCCACCTCGCCTTTTTCCCCGACATGGCTCCGCAATGGGCGTGGATGCGGGAACGGCTTGGGGAAGGGAGCGAAGCCCTCAACCTATTCGGCTATACCGGCGTCGGTACGCTCGCCATGTCGGCGGCGGGCGCGCGCCTGACGCATGTCGACGCATCCAAGAAATCGGTGGAGGCCGGGAAGGACAATGCCCGCCTGTCCGGAATGGAGGGCCGCCCGATCCGCTGGCTCGTCGACGACGCCGTCAAATTCACCGCCCGCGAAGTCCGCCGCGGCCGCCGCTATGACGGCATCATCCTCGATCCGCCCAAATATGGCCGAGGGCCCGAGGGCGAAGTGTGGCGGCTGGAAGACAATCTCCCCGCCCTCATCGCCGATTGCCGCAAGCTGCTCGACGACAAAAGCCGCTTCCTCGTCCTCACCGTCTACGCCGTCCGCATGTCCGCCCTGGCGATCGGCGAGCTCCTGAACCAGGCGCTGGGCGACCTTGGCGGCCGGATCGAGTGCGGCGACATGGCCGTGCGCGAAGAAGCGCGCGGTCTCCTCCTCCCCACCGCCATCTTCGCCCGCTGGTCGCGGGATTAA
- a CDS encoding cytochrome c oxidase assembly protein, with the protein MTVLAQRNNRTAGMAALLVLAMIGLAFASVPLYRMFCQVTGFGGTTMKVSESDVPKQATGKILSIRFDTNTSSALPWSFQPEKTTDKAAIGARKMAFFVAKNLSDKPVTGTATFNVTPAQAGQYFSKVQCFCFTEQTLQPGQEIRMPVVYFVDPKILDDADASKISEITLSYTFYPVDEGKTQS; encoded by the coding sequence ATGACCGTCCTAGCGCAAAGGAACAACCGCACGGCCGGGATGGCGGCCCTCCTCGTCCTTGCGATGATCGGCCTCGCCTTCGCCAGCGTCCCGCTTTACCGCATGTTCTGCCAGGTGACCGGCTTTGGCGGTACGACGATGAAGGTGTCGGAAAGCGACGTGCCGAAACAGGCGACCGGCAAGATTCTGTCGATCCGGTTCGACACCAACACCTCGTCCGCTCTGCCCTGGTCCTTCCAGCCGGAAAAGACGACGGACAAGGCGGCGATCGGCGCGCGCAAGATGGCGTTCTTCGTCGCGAAGAATCTCTCGGACAAGCCGGTGACCGGCACCGCGACCTTCAACGTCACGCCCGCCCAGGCAGGGCAATATTTCAGCAAGGTGCAGTGTTTCTGCTTCACCGAACAGACGCTGCAGCCCGGCCAGGAAATCCGCATGCCGGTCGTCTATTTCGTCGATCCGAAGATATTGGACGATGCCGATGCGTCCAAAATCAGCGAGATCACCTTGAGCTACACATTTTACCCCGTGGACGAGGGCAAAACGCAAAGCTAG
- a CDS encoding heme o synthase, which translates to MTSMALTTPATLPADWRDFVALTKPRVMTLVVFTGLCGLLAAPVPLHPVLGFTAILCIALGAGAAAALNQWYEADLDALMKRTAARPLPAGRMDKQSALHFGVGLGAFSVLLMGLAVNWLAAAILAVSILYYVIIYTVWLKRRTPQNIVIGGGAGSFPPLIGWAAATGDVSLLPALLFLLIFLWTPPHFWALSLFVRTDYAAAGVPMLPVVAGPKATRDQILLYTLPMGIAAVAPWPLGLAGPLYGIAAAALSLAFLILALRVHRNRATEAAGMAPEKALFGFSILYLFAIFGVLVLDRWIA; encoded by the coding sequence ATGACATCTATGGCACTGACGACTCCGGCAACCCTTCCCGCCGATTGGCGCGACTTCGTGGCGCTCACCAAACCGCGCGTGATGACGCTGGTGGTGTTCACGGGGCTCTGCGGCCTGCTCGCGGCGCCCGTGCCTCTCCACCCGGTGCTCGGCTTTACCGCCATTCTCTGCATCGCATTGGGCGCGGGCGCGGCGGCGGCGCTCAATCAATGGTATGAGGCCGATCTCGACGCCTTGATGAAGCGCACCGCGGCGCGGCCCCTTCCCGCCGGACGGATGGACAAGCAGTCGGCGCTTCATTTCGGCGTCGGCCTCGGCGCCTTTTCGGTGTTGCTGATGGGCCTGGCCGTCAACTGGCTGGCCGCCGCGATCCTCGCGGTTTCGATCCTCTATTACGTCATCATCTACACCGTCTGGCTGAAGCGCCGCACGCCCCAGAATATCGTGATCGGCGGCGGCGCGGGCTCCTTCCCGCCCCTGATCGGATGGGCGGCGGCGACGGGAGACGTCAGCCTGCTGCCCGCTCTCCTCTTCCTCCTCATCTTTCTTTGGACGCCCCCGCATTTCTGGGCGCTGTCCCTCTTCGTCCGTACCGATTATGCCGCCGCGGGCGTGCCGATGCTGCCCGTCGTCGCCGGACCGAAGGCCACGCGGGATCAGATCCTCCTTTACACCCTGCCGATGGGCATCGCCGCCGTCGCGCCCTGGCCGCTCGGCCTTGCCGGGCCGCTTTACGGCATCGCCGCCGCCGCGCTCAGCCTGGCCTTCCTGATCCTCGCGCTCCGCGTCCATCGCAACCGGGCGACGGAGGCGGCCGGCATGGCGCCCGAAAAGGCCCTGTTCGGTTTCTCCATCCTCTACCTTTTCGCCATTTTCGGCGTTCTCGTTCTCGACAGGTGGATCGCATGA
- a CDS encoding SURF1 family cytochrome oxidase biogenesis protein → MKRLPLIPTVLVAAAVATMIGLGVWQLQRRAWKEDLIARYQAAAVLPPVAWPNLPPADDSLLYRQAQGFCTAVTGWRAVAGRNARGESGWSHIAACGSGAEGPGMQADMGWSKDADPPSWTGGTVTGVIAPDSRHRIRLVATQPAPGLQPSARPDPSATPNNHLFYAIQWFFFAAAAAIIYMLALRRRQTPPPPPSQSSPRI, encoded by the coding sequence ATGAAGCGCCTGCCGCTCATTCCGACGGTCCTCGTCGCCGCCGCCGTGGCGACGATGATCGGCCTTGGCGTCTGGCAGCTTCAGCGCAGGGCATGGAAGGAAGACCTGATTGCCCGCTACCAGGCCGCTGCTGTCCTGCCGCCCGTCGCTTGGCCGAACCTTCCGCCCGCCGACGATAGCCTCCTCTATCGCCAGGCGCAGGGTTTCTGCACGGCGGTGACCGGTTGGCGCGCGGTCGCCGGCCGCAATGCGCGGGGCGAAAGCGGCTGGAGCCACATTGCCGCCTGCGGCTCCGGCGCCGAAGGGCCGGGAATGCAGGCCGACATGGGCTGGTCGAAGGATGCCGATCCCCCTTCCTGGACGGGCGGAACCGTCACCGGCGTCATCGCGCCCGACAGCCGCCACCGCATCCGCCTCGTCGCGACGCAGCCCGCACCCGGCCTCCAGCCGAGCGCGCGGCCCGATCCGTCCGCGACTCCGAACAACCACCTCTTCTACGCGATCCAATGGTTCTTCTTCGCCGCCGCTGCGGCGATCATCTACATGCTGGCACTGCGGCGGCGGCAGACGCCACCCCCTCCACCCTCGCAATCGTCACCCCGGATTTGA
- a CDS encoding helix-turn-helix domain-containing protein, with product MEPIAVSIEETGKALSLGRTKIYELINEGRLATFKVGRRTLVRVESIRALGERCSDTS from the coding sequence ATGGAACCGATCGCGGTCTCTATCGAAGAGACAGGCAAGGCCCTCAGCCTTGGCAGGACCAAGATCTACGAGCTGATCAATGAAGGGCGGCTTGCCACGTTCAAGGTGGGGCGCAGGACTTTGGTCAGGGTGGAGAGCATTCGCGCGCTCGGCGAGCGCTGCTCCGACACGAGCTAA
- a CDS encoding DUF2280 domain-containing protein, whose translation MAKLTDAEKQEIVTLLAQFCSPADVVVHMRANYGIEIDRFQVRAYDPTNSRYEGGAKWRPIFEQARSAYLKAIEDIPIAQPAFRLNELQRNYFRARDSGNLVLANKILWQAAMETKRIPSSDSRKDTHELYYPYNLTPEERRAELVRIFERALDRRGVDQAGHEAHSH comes from the coding sequence ATGGCGAAGCTAACAGACGCAGAAAAGCAAGAAATTGTAACGCTATTGGCGCAGTTTTGCTCGCCAGCTGATGTGGTGGTTCATATGCGCGCCAACTACGGCATCGAGATTGATCGCTTTCAGGTGCGCGCCTATGATCCGACGAACAGCCGCTATGAAGGTGGAGCTAAGTGGCGCCCTATCTTCGAACAGGCCCGCTCCGCCTATCTTAAAGCCATTGAGGATATCCCGATCGCTCAACCGGCATTTCGCCTGAACGAGCTTCAAAGGAATTACTTTCGGGCCAGAGATTCAGGTAACCTCGTGCTAGCCAACAAGATCCTTTGGCAGGCGGCAATGGAAACTAAGCGGATCCCGTCGAGCGACTCTCGGAAGGATACGCATGAGCTTTATTATCCGTACAATCTGACCCCGGAAGAACGCAGAGCAGAGTTGGTCAGGATTTTTGAGCGCGCTTTAGATCGGCGGGGCGTAGATCAGGCGGGGCATGAAGCTCATTCTCACTAA
- a CDS encoding M16 family metallopeptidase, with the protein MMQLTLLPNGLRVATRSMPGVETAAVGLYADTGSRHEESRVNGLAHLFEHMVFKGAGGRSAREISEAIEDVGGDLNAMTDRDSTIFTATVMAEHIPLGLELIADMILRPHFTPEELAREKDVVLQELGEARDTPNDIIFDDLQSAAFADQPLGRSVLGEEESIAAITVDDLHHWRSEHYRAGSLSLVAAGKVDHDRFVSLAEHYFGALPPGTLLQPQGGSFTGGSRVGRTASDQAHLALGFGGPAQLADDYYAARFFSDVVGGGMSSRLFQQLREERGLAYSVYTMLQSWRDTGLFSVYAATARAQSAASAQLIEDVLAQAAGTITEREVNRVRTQARAGLLMSLESSWGQASYVARMLALHGRLVDPSEVLADLEAVSVDHVRAAGAKMLAGPRARATIGFPSLRAA; encoded by the coding sequence ATGATGCAGCTCACTCTCCTTCCCAACGGCCTCCGCGTTGCCACCCGCTCCATGCCCGGCGTCGAGACGGCGGCGGTCGGCCTCTATGCCGATACCGGATCGCGGCATGAAGAATCGCGGGTGAACGGCCTCGCCCACCTGTTCGAACATATGGTGTTCAAGGGCGCGGGAGGCCGATCCGCACGGGAGATCAGCGAGGCGATCGAGGATGTCGGCGGCGATCTCAACGCGATGACCGACCGCGATTCGACCATCTTCACCGCGACGGTGATGGCCGAACATATCCCGCTCGGCCTCGAACTGATCGCCGACATGATCCTCCGCCCGCACTTCACGCCCGAGGAGCTGGCGCGCGAAAAGGATGTCGTCCTCCAGGAATTGGGCGAGGCGCGGGATACGCCGAACGACATCATCTTCGACGACCTCCAGTCCGCCGCCTTCGCCGATCAGCCGCTCGGCCGCTCCGTGCTGGGCGAGGAGGAGAGCATCGCCGCCATCACGGTCGACGATCTCCACCATTGGCGCAGCGAACATTATCGCGCGGGCAGCCTCTCGCTCGTCGCGGCAGGCAAGGTCGATCACGACCGCTTCGTCAGCCTGGCCGAACATTATTTCGGCGCCCTCCCGCCCGGAACGCTCCTTCAGCCGCAGGGCGGCAGCTTCACCGGCGGCAGCCGGGTCGGCCGCACCGCATCCGATCAGGCGCACCTCGCGCTCGGCTTCGGCGGCCCGGCGCAGCTTGCGGATGATTATTACGCCGCCCGCTTCTTTTCCGACGTGGTCGGCGGCGGCATGTCCTCGCGCCTGTTCCAGCAGCTGCGCGAGGAAAGGGGCCTTGCCTACAGCGTCTACACGATGCTGCAATCCTGGCGCGACACGGGCCTCTTCTCCGTCTACGCCGCGACCGCCCGCGCCCAGTCCGCCGCGTCGGCACAATTGATCGAGGATGTGCTGGCGCAAGCGGCGGGAACGATCACCGAGCGCGAGGTGAACCGCGTCCGCACCCAGGCCAGAGCCGGTCTCCTCATGTCGCTCGAATCGAGCTGGGGCCAGGCGAGCTATGTCGCCCGCATGCTCGCCCTTCACGGCCGCCTCGTCGATCCGTCCGAAGTGCTGGCCGACCTCGAAGCCGTGAGCGTCGATCACGTCCGCGCGGCGGGCGCGAAGATGCTGGCCGGCCCCCGCGCCCGCGCCACGATCGGCTTCCCGTCGCTGAGGGCGGCGTGA
- a CDS encoding cytochrome c oxidase subunit 3 produces MAGAKNHDFHILPPSVWPLLSSLSSLALFGGAVMWMHEHPYGSYTFFAGLIAVLFCMASWWVDVIRESHEGHHTPVVQLHLRYGMILFIASEVMFFVAWFWAYFNAALFPSAAESIGGVWPPEGMELIDPFGFPLLNTLILLCSGTTVTWAHHALIHGDRDGLKKGLWLTIGLGTVFSAIQAYEYAHAPFGFTDNIYTSAFFMATGFHGFHVLVGTIFLIVCLLRAYKGDFTPKQHFGFEAAAWYWHFVDVVWLFLFIAIYVWGGWGAEYHG; encoded by the coding sequence ATGGCCGGAGCCAAGAACCACGATTTCCACATCCTGCCGCCGAGCGTCTGGCCGCTGCTGAGCTCGCTTTCGTCGCTCGCTTTGTTCGGAGGGGCGGTGATGTGGATGCATGAACATCCCTATGGCTCCTACACTTTCTTCGCCGGCCTGATCGCCGTCCTCTTCTGCATGGCGAGCTGGTGGGTCGATGTGATCCGCGAATCGCACGAAGGGCACCACACGCCGGTCGTGCAGCTTCACCTGCGCTACGGCATGATCCTGTTCATCGCGTCGGAAGTCATGTTCTTCGTCGCTTGGTTCTGGGCCTATTTCAACGCGGCGCTTTTCCCGTCCGCGGCGGAATCGATCGGCGGCGTCTGGCCGCCCGAGGGCATGGAGCTGATCGATCCGTTCGGCTTCCCGCTGCTCAATACCCTTATCCTGCTCTGCTCGGGCACCACGGTCACCTGGGCGCATCATGCGCTCATCCATGGCGACCGCGACGGCCTGAAGAAGGGCCTGTGGCTGACCATCGGCCTCGGCACTGTGTTCAGCGCTATCCAGGCTTATGAATATGCCCATGCGCCGTTCGGCTTCACCGACAATATCTACACCTCGGCCTTCTTCATGGCGACCGGCTTCCACGGTTTCCACGTGCTGGTCGGCACGATCTTCCTGATCGTCTGCCTGCTGCGCGCCTATAAGGGCGACTTCACGCCGAAGCAGCATTTCGGCTTCGAGGCGGCGGCCTGGTACTGGCACTTCGTCGACGTGGTCTGGCTGTTCCTCTTCATTGCCATCTACGTCTGGGGCGGCTGGGGCGCCGAATATCACGGCTGA
- a CDS encoding helix-turn-helix domain-containing protein, producing MARVSGKADYERQLLKLGQAIRAERKAQGLSQEALADEAGIDRSHMGKIERGERNVSLLNVIRIAEALQSRASHLLAAADL from the coding sequence GTGGCACGGGTTTCAGGAAAAGCTGACTACGAGCGGCAGCTACTTAAGCTGGGCCAAGCCATTCGTGCCGAGCGGAAGGCTCAAGGCCTCTCTCAAGAAGCTCTCGCCGATGAGGCTGGTATCGATCGTTCCCATATGGGGAAGATTGAGAGAGGCGAGCGCAACGTTAGCCTTCTTAATGTAATCCGGATTGCTGAAGCCCTCCAAAGTAGGGCTTCACATCTCCTGGCTGCCGCTGACCTCTAA